In Penicillium oxalicum strain HP7-1 chromosome VII, whole genome shotgun sequence, one DNA window encodes the following:
- a CDS encoding Glutaminase A, translating to MRLRDIGVLTASLVACVGAASTFSPARPPALPLAVKSPYLSTWQDAGRDGGNGGYLAGQWPVFWNNQVTGWCGLIRVDGTTYTWMGLPNTQLVDQTAFEYTSTKSIFTMNVGGKVEMNITFMSPLTPDDFKRQSLVFTYLNVDVSSLDGNEHDVQLYADISAEWVTGDHSAVAQWDYGTSEGVAYHKVFRQTQLAFSETNQQADWGNWYWATDATKGMTHQSGQDSVVRGQFTNNGALTNGVDTNYRAINKDWPVFGFASNLGKVTSTPVSTLFSLGLTQDEAIQFEGASGYAPVPSLWKSYFNTDVAALTFFHKDFAESAGLSGSFDSKVAKDSIAAAGQNYLTLTSLSARQAFGATQLCGTPDRTYVFLKEISSDGNMNTVDVIFPAYPIFLYANPQYLKLVLDPLFINQESGYYPQSYAMHDLGSSYPNATGHNDGKDEAMPLEECGNMIIMTLAYAQKAGDTDYLHAHYNILKKWVSYLVDEALYPANQISTDDFAGSLANQTNLALKGMIGIQAMSVIAEETGHADDAKSYSNIAHDYIAQWQTLAINSKANPPHTTLSYGDENSHGLLYNLFADAQLGLHLVPQSVYQMQSDFYPTVTNNYGVPLDTRHTYTKGDWECFVAAIASTSTRDMFINDLAKWINETPTNRALTDLYDTVSGDYPGITFVARPVMGGSFAPLLVA from the exons ATGCGGCTGAGAGACATCGGTGTTTTGACGGCGTCGCTGGTTGCCTGTGTTGGTGCCGCGTCAACCTTCTCGCCTGCACGTCCCCCAGCGTTGCCGCTGGCGGTCAAGTCCCCTTATTTGAGTACCTGGCAGGATGCCGGCAGGGATGGGGGCAATGGGGGATATTTGGCCGGGCAGTGGCCTGTCTTTTGGAA TAACCAAGTGACGGGTTGGTGTGGTTTGATTCGCGTAGATGGTACCACCTATACTTGGATGGGTCTCCCCAACACCCAGCTGGTGGATCAAACGGCCTTCGAATACACTTCCACCAAGAGTATCTTCACAATGAACGTGGGCGGAAAAGTCGAAATGAACATCACTTTCATGTCTCCACTCACACCAGACGATTTTAAGCGCCAATCTCTCGTCTTCACCTACTTGAACGTCGATGTCTCCTCTTTGGATGGCAATGAGCATGATGTGCAGCTTTACGCGGATATTTCTGCCG AATGGGTCACTGGTGACCATTCTGCTGTCGCACAGTGGGATTATGGAACGTCAGAGGGCGTCGCATATCACAAGGTGTTCCGACAGACTCAATTGGCCTTCTCCGAAACAAACCAACAAGCCGACTGGGGTAACTGGTACTGGGCAACCGACGCCACGAAGGGAATGACCCACCAGTCTGGCCAAGACTCGGTGGTACGAGGGCAATTCACAAACAATGGAGCTCTCACTAACGGCGTGGACACCAACTACCGCGCGATCAACAAGGACTGGCCAGTGTTTGGATTCGCATCCAACCTAGGTAAGGTCACGTCAACGCCCGTCAGcactcttttctctcttggTCTCACTCAGGACGAGGCCATTCAATTCGAGGGCGCGTCTGGTTATGCTCCTGTCCCTTCTCTATGGAAAAGCTACTTCAACACCGACGTGGCGGCCCTTACATTCTTTCACAAGGACTTTGCAGAGTCAGCGGGTCTGTCGGGCTCCTTCGATAGCAAGGTTGCCAAAGACTCCATTGCGGCTGCCGGCCAGAACTATCTCACTCTGACCTCGCTGTCGGCCCGACAAGCCTTCGGTGCCACCCAACTGTGCGGTACGCCTGATCGGACCTATGTCTTCCTGAAAGAGATTTCCTCGGATGGTAACATGAATACCGTCGATGTGATCTTCCCCGCGTATCCAATCTTCTTGTATGCCAACCCGCAATATCTGAAGCTGGTTTTGGATCCCTTGTTCATCAATCAAGAGAGCGGGTATTACCCTCAGAGCTATGCCATGCACGACCTGGGCTCCAGCTACCCTAACGCCACTGGGCACAACGACGGGAAAGATGAGGCGATGCCCCTGGAGGAATGTGGAAAcatgatcatcatgaccTTGGCTTACGCCCAAAAGGCTGGGGACACGGACTATCTTCACGCTCACTACAACATCCTCAAGAAGTGGGTCAGCTACCTGGTGGACGAGGCCTTGTACCCAGCAAATCAGATCTCTACCGACGACTTTGCGGGATCTCTAGC TAATCAAACCAACCTGGCCCTGAAGGGAATGATTGGCATTCAGGCCATGTCCGTGATTGCTGAAGAGACGGGTCATGCTGACGATGCCAAGAGCTATTCCAATATCGCTCACGACTACATCGCTCAGTGGCAGACTCTGGCCATTAACTCAAAGGCCAATCCCCCTCACACCACCCTATCGTATGGGGATGAGAACAGCCACG GTCTCCTTTACAATCTGTTTGCCGATGCTCAGCTTGGGCTGCACTTGGTGCCTCAAAGTGTTTACCAGATGCAGAGCGACTTTTACCCTACCGTTACTAACAACTATGGTGTGCCGTTGGACACTCGCCACACATACACCAAGG GTGACTGGGAGTGTTTTGTTGCCGCCATTGCCAGTACCTCTACGCGGGATATGTTTATCAACGACCTCGCCAAATGGATCAATGAGACTCCGACGAACCGCGCCTTGACCGATCTCTACGACACCGTCTCGGGAGA TTATCCTGGAATCACTTTTGTTGCACGACCAGTGATGGGTGGCTCCTTTGCGCCGCTTCTCGTTGCGTAA